A single genomic interval of Terriglobia bacterium harbors:
- a CDS encoding helix-turn-helix domain-containing protein: protein MKTLGEFLDEKVQTGGWGAQEALAEKLKLSSSAISGWKRGKKPGFGDCLRIAQAFANDPVIQGDPLVVFAMTNQPESAELYRSFFPSTEHTKTVRDAECVCSKNSKRHSLHARLEEILDGRLGYAIAANIEALYKLHSLPPASDEPVGHGPYYPGTRVRKRRGRRLT, encoded by the coding sequence ATGAAGACATTAGGAGAATTCCTAGATGAGAAAGTTCAGACAGGCGGGTGGGGCGCCCAGGAAGCCCTCGCGGAAAAACTGAAGCTTTCATCCTCGGCTATCAGCGGTTGGAAGCGTGGCAAAAAACCTGGGTTCGGCGACTGTCTTCGCATCGCCCAGGCCTTCGCCAATGATCCCGTGATTCAGGGCGACCCGCTCGTAGTCTTCGCGATGACCAACCAGCCGGAATCTGCAGAACTCTACCGCAGTTTCTTTCCATCAACCGAACACACCAAGACCGTTCGCGATGCAGAATGCGTTTGCTCCAAAAACAGCAAGCGTCACAGCCTGCATGCCAGGTTGGAAGAGATTCTGGACGGTCGACTCGGCTACGCCATCGCCGCCAATATCGAGGCTCTGTACAAACTACATTCCCTGCCACCTGCCAGTGATGAGCCGGTAGGCCATGGCCCCTACTACCCAGGAACCAGAGTGCGGAAACGGCGGGGGCGGCGCTTAACCTGA
- a CDS encoding ABC transporter permease — MGWTRFFRRGFWDKERSREIQSYIEIETDENIARGMSPEEARYAAHKKFGNVASVREEIYHMNTIGFLESLWQDLRYTFRSLRRNRGFAATAIITLALGIGANTTVFSALDAAMFRPLPYRDPSRLVTIAWVAARGSAEQVTYLGGASLQEMEDWRAQKQIFGGVEPFSLPPSTGVEEPVAMVYISAGMLDLLGVQPRLGRGFLPEEGLPGRDQVALLSHSYWLREFDSDPAILGKTIRLDGRVYTIVGVMPSNFQFPPGSKPNAWAPWTEKVESNPSIIARLRPGLSNEQAERETALVSDRIHYSGRVPRAKMTPEFLPVSDRLNSWLGFNRNTRTALLIMMGAVGFVLLIACANVANLLLSRSAKLQREVAIRSAIGASRGRLVRHFLVESMVLAAAGALAAVLLTWWLTHAIPTLLPADLRRLFATYELALSKRVFAFTVAVTVLTCLLSGLIPAFRTAHGGVIGGLIGTGRTAGVTRATRRLHIGLQSLQVGLALVLLCGAGLMANSFVRMTLTDSCFDTRNLCLVRVSLPQSYPKGPERQAFYDQLLSIVKTLPAVQSAILAAGTPTSLGFGTRKLFAEDALGAGAEPWGGDLLFVGADYFSTLRIPMVAGRDFGPEDGPSSPLVAVIDRRTAEHYWPGQSALGRRIRAGSGAPWVTVVGVVASVKTPSFTSPKGVQIYKPISQGNGVVGSNLIIRTAGDPRPVLAEVRARIADFNPGATVRTAATFDELYETMDAEAAATPRFYLILMSIFAGVALATAAVGIYGVLSYSVAQRSSEIGVRMALGATAHDVHRLVVRSILLPVGAGIVGGVIVSLWLTRLLRSLLYQITPHDPLTIVLVATFLLLVSLAASYLPSRRATRIDPMTALRIE; from the coding sequence ATGGGTTGGACACGATTTTTCAGGCGCGGATTTTGGGATAAAGAGCGCTCACGCGAGATTCAGTCGTACATCGAAATCGAGACAGACGAAAACATCGCCCGGGGCATGTCTCCGGAAGAGGCACGCTATGCCGCACACAAGAAGTTCGGCAACGTGGCTTCCGTCCGTGAGGAGATCTATCACATGAATACGATCGGCTTCCTCGAATCGCTATGGCAGGATCTACGCTATACCTTCCGCTCCTTGCGCCGCAATCGCGGCTTCGCGGCGACCGCCATCATAACGCTGGCGCTTGGCATCGGCGCCAACACGACCGTTTTCAGCGCCTTGGATGCCGCCATGTTCCGCCCCTTGCCGTACCGGGACCCAAGCAGGCTGGTCACGATCGCGTGGGTCGCGGCGCGCGGCTCAGCAGAGCAGGTGACTTATCTCGGCGGCGCGTCACTGCAGGAAATGGAGGACTGGCGCGCGCAGAAACAGATCTTTGGCGGCGTCGAGCCTTTTTCTCTGCCCCCATCAACGGGAGTGGAGGAGCCGGTTGCCATGGTGTATATCTCGGCCGGCATGCTGGACCTGTTAGGTGTCCAGCCGAGGCTCGGCCGCGGCTTTCTCCCGGAAGAAGGGCTACCGGGCAGAGATCAGGTTGCATTGCTCAGCCACTCGTATTGGCTGCGGGAGTTCGATAGCGATCCTGCCATTCTTGGCAAGACAATCAGGCTCGATGGTCGTGTCTACACGATTGTGGGAGTTATGCCGAGCAATTTTCAATTTCCCCCCGGTTCAAAGCCGAATGCCTGGGCGCCGTGGACAGAGAAGGTTGAAAGCAATCCGTCCATTATCGCCCGTCTCCGTCCCGGCCTCAGCAACGAGCAAGCCGAACGGGAAACGGCACTCGTCTCGGACCGAATTCACTACAGCGGTCGCGTGCCGCGGGCAAAGATGACCCCGGAATTCTTGCCGGTTAGCGACCGCCTGAATTCTTGGCTCGGGTTCAACAGGAACACCCGGACCGCGCTTCTTATCATGATGGGGGCCGTCGGTTTTGTTCTACTGATTGCGTGCGCCAACGTTGCCAACTTGTTGCTTTCCCGCAGCGCTAAGCTCCAGCGCGAGGTTGCTATTCGGTCAGCAATAGGCGCAAGTCGCGGCCGTCTGGTGCGCCACTTCCTGGTCGAGAGTATGGTTCTTGCCGCGGCCGGCGCTCTGGCTGCCGTTCTACTAACCTGGTGGTTGACCCATGCCATTCCCACCTTGCTGCCTGCGGACCTCAGGCGGCTGTTTGCCACCTACGAATTGGCCCTGAGCAAGAGAGTGTTTGCGTTCACTGTCGCCGTGACAGTGTTGACGTGCTTGTTAAGCGGTCTGATTCCGGCGTTCAGAACCGCGCACGGAGGGGTGATCGGAGGCTTGATTGGAACAGGACGCACCGCAGGCGTCACTCGTGCCACCCGGAGGCTTCACATTGGCTTGCAGAGCCTTCAGGTGGGCCTTGCGCTCGTTCTCCTCTGCGGTGCAGGGCTCATGGCCAACAGCTTCGTGCGCATGACTCTCACAGACAGCTGCTTTGACACACGAAATTTGTGCCTCGTCAGGGTATCTCTTCCTCAAAGTTATCCGAAGGGGCCGGAGCGGCAGGCGTTTTATGACCAACTTCTGTCAATTGTGAAAACCCTACCTGCGGTGCAGTCGGCTATATTGGCAGCGGGAACGCCCACAAGTCTGGGATTCGGAACCCGCAAGTTGTTCGCTGAAGATGCCCTGGGCGCCGGTGCAGAACCCTGGGGCGGGGATCTGCTCTTCGTTGGAGCAGATTACTTCTCTACACTCCGAATTCCTATGGTTGCCGGTCGTGATTTTGGACCGGAAGACGGGCCTTCATCACCTCTGGTCGCCGTGATCGATCGCCGGACCGCCGAGCATTATTGGCCCGGACAAAGCGCTCTGGGCCGGCGCATTCGTGCGGGCTCTGGGGCTCCATGGGTTACGGTTGTCGGCGTCGTTGCATCGGTCAAGACGCCGTCGTTCACCAGTCCGAAAGGGGTACAGATTTACAAACCCATTTCCCAAGGGAATGGGGTGGTGGGCAGCAACCTGATTATTCGGACTGCCGGTGACCCGAGACCGGTCCTGGCCGAGGTACGCGCCAGGATTGCCGATTTCAATCCTGGCGCCACGGTCCGGACCGCGGCCACTTTTGATGAGTTGTACGAAACCATGGATGCCGAGGCTGCCGCAACCCCGCGCTTCTACCTCATCCTGATGTCCATATTCGCGGGAGTGGCGCTGGCGACCGCCGCAGTGGGCATCTACGGCGTGCTTTCCTATTCGGTGGCCCAGCGTTCTTCGGAGATAGGCGTCCGCATGGCCCTCGGAGCGACCGCGCATGACGTCCACCGGCTTGTTGTACGCAGCATTCTGTTGCCTGTCGGAGCGGGCATCGTCGGCGGCGTAATTGTATCCCTTTGGCTCACCCGGCTGCTGCGCTCCCTTCTCTATCAAATCACGCCCCATGATCCCCTAACGATCGTCCTGGTTGCTACATTTCTGCTGCTCGTGTCACTGGCCGCAAGCTACCTGCCATCCCGGCGAGCGACGAGAATCGATCCCATGACCGCCCTGCGAATCGAATGA
- a CDS encoding PadR family transcriptional regulator, with protein sequence MPKKGTSPIQGEILQGTLDLLVLQTLVMGPAHGHTIAHAIEHRSGNVLQVEHGSLYPALHRLEVREWIASFWGTSENNRKARYYRLTTAGRKQLSEQVSRWDQLVQAINRIIRPAME encoded by the coding sequence ATGCCAAAGAAGGGAACCTCCCCAATACAGGGGGAAATACTGCAAGGCACTCTGGACCTGCTGGTACTGCAAACGCTCGTGATGGGTCCCGCTCACGGCCATACCATTGCCCATGCCATCGAGCATCGGTCGGGAAACGTCCTCCAGGTCGAACACGGATCTCTATACCCGGCGCTGCATCGCCTCGAAGTTCGGGAGTGGATCGCCTCCTTTTGGGGCACCTCGGAAAATAATCGCAAGGCCAGGTATTACCGGCTGACGACTGCAGGTCGCAAACAACTGTCGGAACAGGTGAGCCGCTGGGATCAACTGGTTCAGGCCATCAATCGCATTATCCGGCCGGCCATGGAGTAA
- a CDS encoding ATP-binding protein: MRRSARTRPVLVLTGARQTGKTSTLRRLFPNYGFTSLDLPTEAEQAEKEPEAFLQRHPAPAIIDEAQHAPALFHHLKVAVAQKRNRHAQYLLTSSQKFTLMKGASESLAGRVDVIELETLSLAEILAATPGFRQEAAIAVRGGFPELHANPEIDSVAFYNSYLATYLERDVRSLANVTSLRDFERFLRACALRSANLLNKADLARDVGIAPSTANLWLSSLEASGQVVLLEPWFSSHTKSLVKRPKLYLADTGLLCALLNIRSEEALAQSPWAGAVWETFVFAQLRHRERRAGRAGSLFYWRDRTREVDFVVDAGGRLELFEAKWTELPAQSDTINLAFMRDAVGKARIAEASIVCRAPNSYSVANGFKAVPIVELY, encoded by the coding sequence GTGCGCCGCTCGGCGCGAACACGGCCGGTCCTGGTTCTCACCGGCGCCCGCCAGACTGGAAAGACCTCGACCCTTCGGCGGCTGTTCCCGAATTACGGCTTCACTTCCCTCGATCTGCCGACGGAAGCCGAGCAAGCCGAGAAAGAGCCGGAGGCTTTCCTTCAACGGCACCCAGCGCCCGCCATCATAGACGAGGCGCAGCACGCCCCCGCTCTATTCCACCATCTCAAGGTGGCGGTGGCGCAGAAACGGAACCGCCACGCGCAGTACCTTCTCACCAGCTCGCAGAAGTTCACGCTTATGAAGGGCGCGTCGGAATCACTCGCCGGGCGCGTGGACGTTATCGAACTGGAGACATTATCTCTGGCGGAAATCCTTGCGGCTACGCCAGGATTCAGGCAGGAAGCCGCAATTGCTGTGCGCGGCGGCTTCCCGGAATTGCACGCCAACCCGGAAATCGATTCCGTGGCCTTCTACAATTCCTATCTGGCAACGTATCTGGAGCGCGATGTGCGCTCGCTCGCAAACGTCACGAGTCTGCGCGACTTCGAACGCTTTTTGCGCGCCTGTGCCTTGCGCTCAGCCAATCTGCTGAACAAGGCCGACCTGGCGCGCGACGTGGGGATTGCGCCCTCCACCGCCAATCTTTGGTTGTCCTCGCTTGAGGCATCTGGACAGGTAGTATTGCTGGAGCCGTGGTTTTCAAGCCACACCAAGTCGCTTGTAAAGCGCCCAAAGCTCTACTTGGCGGATACTGGCCTGCTCTGTGCCTTGCTGAACATCCGCTCGGAGGAAGCCCTGGCCCAGTCACCCTGGGCCGGCGCGGTATGGGAGACGTTTGTCTTTGCCCAGTTACGGCACCGAGAACGCCGCGCCGGACGTGCCGGCAGCTTGTTCTACTGGCGCGATCGCACGCGCGAGGTAGACTTCGTCGTGGATGCCGGCGGTCGCCTGGAGCTTTTCGAAGCAAAATGGACCGAGTTGCCGGCTCAATCCGATACTATCAACCTTGCCTTCATGCGTGATGCTGTGGGCAAGGCACGGATTGCGGAGGCGTCCATTGTCTGCCGCGCGCCGAACAGTTATTCCGTCGCCAACGGATTCAAGGCCGTGCCCATTGTGGAACTCTATTAG